In Gopherus flavomarginatus isolate rGopFla2 chromosome 1, rGopFla2.mat.asm, whole genome shotgun sequence, a single genomic region encodes these proteins:
- the LOC127036180 gene encoding hemoglobin subunit beta, whose amino-acid sequence MVNWTADEKHYITSLWAKVNVEECGGESLARLLIVYPWTQRFFSSFGNLSSASAILHNAKVLAHGKKVLTSFGDAVKNLDHIKQTFAQLSELHCEKLHVDPENFKLLGNILIIVLATHFPKEFTPACQAAWQKLVSAVAHALALGYH is encoded by the exons GACGAGAAGCATTACATTACCAGCCTGTGGGCCAAGGTCAATGTGGAGGAATGCGGTGGTGAATCCCTGGCCAG GCTGCTGATCGTCTACCCCTGGACCCAGAGGTTTTTCTCTTCCTTTGGGAACCTCTCCAGCGCCAGCGCCATCCTCCACAACGCCAAGGTCCTTGCCCATGGTAAGAAGGTGCTGACTTCGTTTGGGGACGCTGTGAAGAACCTGGATCACATCAAGCAAACCTTTGCGCAGCTGAGCGAGTTGCACTGCGAGAAGCTGCATGTGGATCCTGAGAACTTCAAG ctcctgggcaatATCCTCATCATCGTCCTGGCCACCCACTTCCCGAAGGAGTTCACCCCTGCCTGTCAGGCCGCCTGGCAAAAGCTAGTCAGTGCAGTGGCCCATGCTCTGGCCCTCGGGTACCACTGA